A region from the Prosthecobacter algae genome encodes:
- a CDS encoding DUF1549 domain-containing protein, with translation MKKSLCLLLISAAPAWAAVDFAHQIVPVLRKHCAECHMGDKKKGGFSMNDRGSLMTGGENGLVVDVKVPHESLLLEVVSTEDEDLRMPPKGPGLTKDEVTLLKQWVEEGLPWEAGFAFKKPAYEPPLKPRQVNLPAAMEGRENPVDRLVDAYFVERKLARPKTLEDGAFMRRVYLDLIGLLPTPEELADFQADKTAGKRERLVQTVLARDVDYAEHWLTFWNDLLRNDYGGTGFITGGRKQISKWLYESLVNNKRFDQFTRELIAPPTDDSRGFIDGIKWRGEVSAGQTVEIQFAQSVGQSFLGINLKCASCHDSFVDRWKLDEAYGLAAIYAEKPLDIHRCDKPVGRQAKAGWLFPEIGDVEATVPRAERLRQLAGLMTHPENGRFTRTIVNRLWHRLMGRGIVHPLDAMDTPPWNADLLDFLATHLQESGYDLKQTLQLIATSQIYQSQGEVVSGEIEDAAYVFKGVRAKRLTAEQFLDGVWRLTGAAPAKMDAAVFRGKPDPALAKQIQLQGKWIWGDSALPGNVPPAGEKILLRKVLKLDQAVAVGSAIMTCDNGFSLYINGRKVTGSENWEQIVAVPLADKLVVGPNTFVVIGSNAGKGPNHAGLYFEARLKLADGQEMSVNTDDTWEWNPAVPEGKEGRLGAVAAKGWKPAVVVKTLGAWKQRLESQGPALLAQGGKSGHLVVRASLLKSDFLMRSLGRPNRDQIVSMRPNEITTLEALDLSNGEALTGTLARGAEALAEREWKAPNALVNWIYQQALARDPTGAEMQAALEVLGAKPTATSVQDLLWAVVMQPEFMFVR, from the coding sequence ATGAAAAAGTCGCTCTGCCTTCTCTTGATTTCGGCTGCCCCTGCCTGGGCGGCGGTTGACTTTGCGCACCAGATCGTGCCCGTTTTGCGGAAGCACTGTGCGGAGTGCCACATGGGAGACAAAAAGAAGGGCGGCTTTTCCATGAATGACCGTGGATCCCTGATGACGGGCGGGGAAAATGGGCTGGTGGTGGATGTCAAAGTGCCGCATGAGAGCCTGCTGCTGGAGGTGGTGAGCACTGAGGATGAAGACCTGCGGATGCCGCCGAAAGGGCCGGGGCTAACCAAGGATGAAGTCACGCTGCTGAAGCAGTGGGTGGAGGAAGGGCTGCCCTGGGAGGCGGGATTTGCCTTCAAAAAGCCAGCCTATGAGCCGCCTTTAAAACCACGCCAAGTAAATTTGCCTGCTGCCATGGAAGGGCGTGAAAACCCGGTGGACCGCTTGGTGGATGCCTACTTTGTGGAGCGGAAACTTGCGCGCCCGAAGACCCTTGAAGATGGTGCTTTTATGCGCCGTGTTTATCTGGATCTTATCGGCCTGCTGCCGACTCCAGAAGAATTGGCTGACTTTCAGGCGGATAAGACGGCAGGCAAGCGGGAACGTTTGGTGCAAACAGTGCTGGCCCGGGATGTGGACTATGCCGAGCATTGGCTGACTTTTTGGAACGATCTGCTGCGCAATGACTACGGTGGCACCGGATTCATCACCGGTGGGCGCAAGCAGATCAGCAAATGGCTTTATGAATCCTTGGTGAATAACAAAAGGTTCGACCAATTTACGCGTGAGCTGATTGCGCCGCCCACCGATGACAGCCGGGGTTTTATTGATGGCATCAAATGGCGCGGCGAGGTGAGTGCTGGGCAGACGGTAGAGATCCAGTTCGCGCAGAGCGTGGGCCAGTCATTCCTGGGCATCAACCTCAAGTGTGCCTCCTGCCACGACAGCTTTGTGGACCGTTGGAAACTGGATGAAGCCTACGGGCTGGCCGCGATCTATGCTGAGAAGCCGTTGGACATTCATCGCTGTGACAAGCCGGTGGGGCGCCAGGCGAAAGCGGGCTGGTTGTTTCCGGAAATCGGAGATGTGGAGGCCACCGTACCCAGGGCGGAGCGGCTGCGGCAATTGGCCGGGCTAATGACGCATCCTGAAAATGGGAGGTTCACTCGCACTATCGTGAATCGTCTTTGGCACCGCCTGATGGGGCGCGGCATTGTGCATCCCTTGGATGCCATGGACACGCCGCCATGGAATGCGGACCTGCTGGACTTCCTCGCGACTCATTTGCAGGAAAGTGGGTATGATCTGAAGCAGACGCTGCAACTGATCGCCACTTCTCAGATCTACCAGTCTCAAGGTGAGGTGGTGAGTGGCGAGATCGAAGATGCGGCTTATGTTTTCAAAGGAGTGCGGGCCAAACGATTGACCGCCGAGCAGTTTCTCGACGGGGTGTGGCGGCTGACCGGAGCGGCCCCGGCGAAGATGGATGCGGCGGTGTTTCGTGGGAAGCCTGACCCAGCGCTGGCCAAGCAGATCCAACTTCAAGGAAAGTGGATCTGGGGAGATTCGGCACTGCCGGGCAACGTGCCACCTGCGGGGGAGAAGATCCTGCTTCGGAAAGTTCTGAAGCTGGATCAGGCGGTGGCTGTGGGCTCTGCCATCATGACCTGCGACAATGGTTTTTCTCTCTACATCAATGGACGCAAGGTGACGGGGAGCGAAAACTGGGAGCAGATCGTGGCCGTTCCTTTGGCTGACAAACTTGTGGTTGGGCCTAACACTTTTGTAGTCATAGGCAGCAATGCCGGGAAAGGACCGAATCATGCGGGGCTGTATTTTGAAGCCCGCCTGAAGCTGGCTGACGGGCAGGAGATGAGTGTCAATACCGATGATACCTGGGAGTGGAATCCTGCGGTGCCCGAAGGCAAAGAAGGTCGGCTGGGAGCCGTGGCGGCCAAGGGCTGGAAACCCGCCGTGGTAGTGAAAACTCTGGGAGCCTGGAAGCAGCGGCTGGAGTCTCAAGGTCCGGCCCTGCTGGCCCAGGGAGGAAAAAGTGGTCACCTTGTCGTGCGTGCCAGTTTGCTGAAAAGCGACTTCTTGATGCGCTCTCTCGGGCGGCCTAATCGGGATCAAATCGTCTCGATGCGTCCGAACGAGATCACCACATTGGAGGCGCTGGATCTTTCCAATGGGGAAGCCTTGACGGGCACCTTGGCACGCGGTGCCGAGGCCCTGGCTGAACGTGAATGGAAGGCACCGAATGCCCTGGTGAATTGGATTTATCAGCAGGCCCTGGCGCGGGACCCGACAGGAGCTGAAATGCAGGCCGCTCTAGAAGTGTTGGGGGCAAAGCCCACGGCGACATCGGTTCAAGACCTGTTGTGGGCTGTGGTGATGCAGCCTGAGTTTATGTTTGTTCGTTAA